The sequence CTTTATCctgattttaatttaaaactaaaaactaaaaccaaatttaaattcaaaattgtttaagttttgaaataagcttatatttgagaaaaataaactattttactCGTGAATCGCTCTGTGTTTTTTTGGTCTATGCTGTTTGGGTTGCTCGTGctttaaagttttttaaaaagcttAAATACAACCTATAACTTAATTGTGTAGCTGAAACACAAAGACTTCAGACCGTTATAAACCAGAACATGCACTTGCATGTCCCTATTATtcactcatatggttttaaaacgATGGTAATATATTTCTAATTCTTAAAATGGTAGGAAAAAACGCTGTATTCCGGGAGATATTTATGTTCACTTTGCTTCAAGGCATTAGGGATTTTGAGGTAGCTGTCTGGAACTCATCCCTTCCGCATTTATTTTTGTACAACTAGTTTCTTAGACCATTTACATCCCTAATATTGAGAGAAAGATTTTTGAAACcaaattataaaagaaataacaaaataaatactaatggggtttttaaaaaaaaattatgaaatacCAATAGTctcccaaaatattttttttgaaaagctaTTGCTTAAATATCTCATAATTTTAAGAGcctcaaatattattttggttttgagaaCCTCTTTCTTATACTAAAGATGAAGATGTTCTTATTCACTCATTTATACTAGCAGCGAAGGAAAGGGAAAAAATTAGGAAGAAATACAAGCTGAATAAAATCGGAAAAGGCAAGAAAGAACCGAAATCtcgagttctttttttttttagattgaaGAAATATACAgagtaagaaataaaataaaataaaataaaatgttgaaAAGACGTTTAGCAGAGAGGTGAGATTACTAAGCAAGATAATTATATATCTGAGGGTTGCTCTTGTCCCTCTCCAAGTACTCTCGATCGATCAGGCTTTCGATCCTCTTCTTCAGATCAGCCGGTTTTATTGGGAATTTCAGCTGCAAATCACACACAACAAAAATAGTAATCCCATTACATTGCATAGCATATTACATTTACACCAGTACTGAGAACTCTCATCATTATCGCAACAATGGTCAAAGATTACAAGAGTATGTCTCAAGAAAGACATGAAGAAAGTTACCTGTTGGAAGAGCTCAGTGATTAAGAGAGTGTGGCTTAAGACTTTTCTTGTCTTCATAATTCGAACAATGGCTGCATCAATCTGTAAGAACAGGATGCGACGGGGAGAGTCAGTTATGTCAAATCTACTCTCGTTCTACCAAACAGTAACGTAAACGACGAAGAAGCAGAAATTAACCTGGTATTGTCTGTCCTGGAATACTCTCTCTGTTGTACTCGTGTTCTCTTCTACAGTCTCTTTCATCTGGATTGCATTCACCTGCAcccccaaaaaaaataataacttggTTTATTATATATGCGTAAAGGAAACAAGAGAATACTGTGAGATTCTAGAAAGCTTGAAGTGAGGCAACCGAAGGAACAAAAAAGTTTCGACTTACCTTAATGCGATAGAGAGGAGCTGTAAAGGTGTCATTAAAATCAAATTCATCCCCGTCTTGAACGTCTCTTCCCTTTGGATACTGCAACAACATTTACATAAGCCATATCAATAtggcaaaaaagaagaagcaaaaccaCGATCTCTGTGGTTTCTGCATCAGTAGAAAGGCGAGTTAACAGAGTCCATATTTTAGCCTAACCTTATGCAGGATACGAACTTTTCCACAGGCAAGCGACTGTAGAGTCCTTCTCAGTTCTTTGTCCTCTATGCCAGTGGAATCTTTAATGTCTTCAAAGCTAAGTTTCATTGCATCGTTAAATAACATCAAAACAACAGCCTGAGAACATCAAATACAACACATCCTCTAAGCAATGGATTCACAACATAACCTCTGAAGAAAAAAAGGCTTGAAAAGGGAAAAAGAGAAATTCGAGTGACCTGAAAAAGGGAAACAGCAAGCTCCTTTTTAGCTTTGGTGAAATCTGCCTTCAGAACACAGTGACCTAGTGAATTTTGCCACATTAACCTCCTGCCACTGTACTTGCTCAAATAGAACTCTTTGAAGATATCCTACGAAACAAATACTTAaattagaaagaaagaaaaaactttgTAACAAAAAACCATCACGGATGCATATTGGAACTTCTTGTGAAGACCTGATAGACATTTAATTCATGAGGAAGTTTGACATCCATAGGGGGATATGTTGGCCAGTACCTGCATCATACACGGAAGGTTAACAAGTGTTTACAAATATGTCTGAGTTTGATACATAGTACATACCCTGTGGTTAAAACGTGGACACTCATCTCAATTCCCGATGGCAGTTTTGTTCTGGCCTGAGACGATTGTTTGAATGACTCATTTATTTCCTTTGACAATTCAATATcctggagaaaaaaaaatcaaggaaACAGGGGGTATAGGGTCATTATAAATGTTGTACATGCACACAGATTCCTTAAACTCGGTATGTTGCAAGATCATCCAACAAACTTGATACGGAGTAAGTAACAAAGAATATGAATACTAGGATATATTGTACGCATAACCTATGGAAAttaagatgataaaataaaactaaggaTCTTTTTCTGTAGAAAAATTTAGAGAgatggaaaaagaaaagaggacCTTAAACATCCCTTCGAGCTTGTTTGTAAACTGGCTACCGCACTCAGTCTTGAGCTGTAAGTGTCACCAAGGTTAGGTCATGGTAAGAACTTACCGATATAGAAAAAAACAGTGAGAGAGAGATAGTCAACAAGAGTCTCTTTGCATGAACCTTTTGTTACCTTAGAGATCATGGACTTCTCAGCATCAATCGATGCGCTCTTTCCCAAAAGGAGTCTCTTTGCAAGATCCTTTTTATAGAATGCTTCGAACACATCTTTACCCTTTgataagaaaaaatagaaattcgtCAGTAAAACTGAATCTAGAGGGTCAAATAGCTGGCCTGACTGCAGTTACTTAACACAGTACTAGATGTAAATAGTAAGAGATAACCTGGATAAATCTGAACAAAACCAAGACTTTTTCAAGGGTGCTCTCCAATTCTTCTTCAGAAGTACCCTTATTCCCAGCACGGAGCTTCTCGTCCAAAAATTTGGCGATAAGTTCAGCTGGACGATTCTGCAAAAGATATCACGAGCATATATTATATGAAGCACTTAGTAACGATGCGAACTTGAAACTTCTATAGATTTAATACGATGAATCACAAATGAGCAGAATGCTAACGTGAACTTTTGTCAAGATGATCCTGATATTACATAAGAAAAGTGTTGTTCAATACTTGGCTAAGACTGGATAAAATTGGCCAAGAGTTTTGGCATCGAAGTGATACTAGTAACAACACTAGTTTAACTAGGTCTAGCGCCAAAAAAGCACAATACCGAAAATATGTTTATACCCCGTGCCCAAaaatgtttcaattttttttagtaaacaCAGTACATAAACTGCATCGAAAATTTCTACAGTAGATTGCTATAAACCCCACAAACTGAAGCATTGAAATTATAATGTTGACATTTCCACAACAATCAGTATGCAGCttttatatgaaattaaaaCTGTTAGCAAACGATTAGTCAatgatcaagaaaataaatattcaatacCTGGCGAAGATTTATCAGATGCTCAAACGAATCTTTGATTGTGTTGCCAAATGATTCATTCTTGCAAAAGCTCTCTTCCCATACTATGTCAAGAGAAGCCTTGAAGTCCAATAGTGATTGTACcatatctttatctttttcttcatcCATAACAATCTTCTGTCCAGTTTTCCGAATGTAGGAACTAAGCGCCTGCCTCAAAGACTCAAGTGCATTGACCCTAGAAAACAGGGTGTACATCCTCTGGAGGTCCTCAGTACGACGTCCATCCATTAATGGTGTGAAACCCTGGAATATGTTCAGAGAAGGAATAAGCGTAACAAAAATTTGCTAATATACGCAACCACAATGATTACAGGAACTAAACCTTATCCAGGATCGCAACTGTATGACGCTCAAGGAGTTGATTTTCAATAGTTGATATCAAGGGTTTCCTGGTCGATGGATCTATGTATAGTATGCATCTTTCATTCTCTTCATGCAACCTTCCCTGCACCGAACATCAGTAGAGACAAGATCAACTAATAAGCTTTTCGGCAGCTTATCGTAAGAAGAAACATTTG is a genomic window of Brassica napus cultivar Da-Ae chromosome A2, Da-Ae, whole genome shotgun sequence containing:
- the LOC106410586 gene encoding cullin-4 — protein: MSLPTKRSTCPPMKKAKNGLHTPSADKVGFPMEEEDEDPTPSAANLSRKKATLPQPSKKLVIKLNKAKPSLPTNFEDTTWDNLQSAIRAIFLKHPFPFDLERLYQAVDNLCLHKLEGKLYKRIEKECEEHISVALQSLVGQDTDLSVFLSLVEKCWQDFCDQMLMIRSIALSLDRKYVIQNPNIRSLWEMGLQLFRKHLSLSPDVEQRTVTALLRMIEKERLAEAVNRTLLSHLLKMFTALGIYTESFEKHFLECTSEFYAAEGMKYMQQYDVPEYLKHVEGRLHEENERCILYIDPSTRKPLISTIENQLLERHTVAILDKGFTPLMDGRRTEDLQRMYTLFSRVNALESLRQALSSYIRKTGQKIVMDEEKDKDMVQSLLDFKASLDIVWEESFCKNESFGNTIKDSFEHLINLRQNRPAELIAKFLDEKLRAGNKGTSEEELESTLEKVLVLFRFIQGKDVFEAFYKKDLAKRLLLGKSASIDAEKSMISKLKTECGSQFTNKLEGMFKDIELSKEINESFKQSSQARTKLPSGIEMSVHVLTTGYWPTYPPMDVKLPHELNVYQDIFKEFYLSKYSGRRLMWQNSLGHCVLKADFTKAKKELAVSLFQAVVLMLFNDAMKLSFEDIKDSTGIEDKELRRTLQSLACGKVRILHKYPKGRDVQDGDEFDFNDTFTAPLYRIKVNAIQMKETVEENTSTTERVFQDRQYQIDAAIVRIMKTRKVLSHTLLITELFQQLKFPIKPADLKKRIESLIDREYLERDKSNPQIYNYLA